The following are encoded together in the Equus quagga isolate Etosha38 chromosome 1, UCLA_HA_Equagga_1.0, whole genome shotgun sequence genome:
- the RERGL gene encoding ras-related and estrogen-regulated growth inhibitor-like protein — MNDVKLAVLGGEGTGKSALIVRFLTKRFIGEYASNFESIYNKHLCLDGKQLTLEIYDPCSQPQRGKFSLTSELHWADGFVIVYDISDRSSFAFAKALIYRIREPQTSHCKRTVESAVLLVGNKQDLCHVREVGWEEGQKLALDNRCQFCELSAAEQSLEVEMMFIRIIKDILTNCKLKEKRRPSGSKSVAKLINNVFGKRRKSV; from the exons ATGAACGATGTGAAACTTGCTGTCTTGGGTGGTGAAGGAACAGGCAAATCTG CCCTCATAGTAAGGTTTCTTACCAAGCGATTCATTGGAGAATATGCTTCTAATTTCG AATCTATCTATAATAAGCATTTGTGTTTGGACGGGAAGCAACTTACTCTAGAAATATATGACCCTTGTTCTCAA CCACAGAGAGGAAAATTTTCCCTCACAAGTGAGCTGCATTGGGCAGACGGGTTTGTTATTGTGTATGACATCAGTGACAGATCTTCCTTTGCTTTTGCAAAAGCACTGATCTACAGAATTCGGGAGCCACAAACTAGTCATTGTAAACG AACGGTGGAATCAGCAGTGCTTTTGGTTGGTAACAAACAAGATCTCTGTCATGTGCGAGAGGTTGGCTGGGAAGAAGGGCAGAAACTGGCACTGGATAACCGATGCCAATTCTGTGAACTGTCTGCAGCAGAGCAGTCTCTGGAGGTAGAAATGATGTTTATCAGAATTATCAAAGATATCCTGACAAACTGCAaactcaaagaaaagagaagacccaGTGGATCTAAATCAGTGGCCAAATTGATCAATAATGTATTTGGAAAGAGACGGAAGTCTGTTTAG